The archaeon genome includes the window CGGCAATGAGCCCGGCGAGGTAGGCCCTTTTGATCTCGGGGACCTTTGCCATGTTGCGCGCATGGGCCTTTGTGATCCGCCTGTACTCCTTTCCTGCAGGGCTCTTCTTGTCCAGCTCATTGTAGAGGACGCATACAAATCCCCCGGGCTTCAGCACCCTCCGGAACTCAGTCCGGGCCCTCTCCAGGTTGAGCCAGTGCAGGGCCTGCCCTACGGTCACCAGGTCGATGCTCGAGGGCGCCAGGGTAGTGCGCTCGGCGGTGCCTCTGACGCTCCTGAATCTTCCGCGGTAGGCGGGAGCTAGCTTCTCTTCCGCGAGGGCTCTCATCTCCTTGTTTGGCTCAACGCAGTAGGTGACGTTTCCGTTCCTCAGGAAGAGCTCTGAGAGGATTCCCGTCCCGGACGCAACGTCGGCGACGACGCTTGAGGAGCCCAGGCGGGCATTAGACTCCAGGACCTCGAGGACCCCCGAAGGATAGCGTGGCCTGTACTTCGAGTAGTCTTCGGCTCGTCCGGTGAACCGGTGCGTGTGGTCCCGGCGACCATCTTCGTTCTTGGAGGCGCCAGGGCTTCTATTGGGCTTCATTCAGACTCCCCAGTTTATTAGCGCCTAAGGAGCGGGCCTAAAGGTTTGGTTCTAGCGGGGAAAGTCTTTCTGGTCAGGGAGAGCTACGACATGGACGTCCTGGCGGAGAAGCTGAAGGCGTTCAGGATAGAGACAGAGAACACGGTCGAGGACCAGGACTTCAAGCTGGTGAGCGAGATCACCGGCCTCTCCGCCGGGAAGGGGTCTCTGGAGGGCACGTTTTCCTTCGACTCGGTCTTTGTGGTGAGGCACAGGGGCAAGGCCCTGCCGGTCCCCAGGACCTACGAGGCGCAGTTCTCCTTCAACGTCTTCAAGGACAGGCTCTTCCTGCAGGTCTTCGACAAGAAGAACAGGGCCAACAACATAGCGAACGAGATCAGCAAGGCGGTCTTCATGAGCCTGGGCCAGGTCGTGGAGGCGAGGATCGAGCCTGAGACGATGAGGAAGTTCCACGAGAAGAACTTCGACGATACCAAAATTGTATTCTTCGATCAGATAGACATACCCAGCATCGACAAGCTGTCGCTCTACGGGGCGAGCCTCGGCAACACTACGCTGTACTCCGACTACCTGACCCACGGGCAGCTCTGGTACATCGTCCTCAAGAGCACGAAGACGGGGTACGTGTTCGGAGTGACCAGGAACTGCGTGGTCACGGGGTTCAGCAAGATGGAGATGTCAGAGTTCGGCTCCTTCGTGAGGGGAGAGATCCTCCCGCTCATCGCCTAGCTTGCTCAAGATCGTCCCGGGGGACGCGGCGCTGGTCTTCTCCGAGGAGGGTGAGAAGACCCTCTTGATCTCAGACCTCCACCTCGGCCTCGAGAAGGAGATGGCTAGGAAGGGCTTCAGTCTGCCAGGGTATTCTGTCAAGATGGCGGGGAGGGTCAGGGACCTCGCCGAGAGGTATAGTACAACTAGGCTTGCAGTCCTCGGGGACGTCAAGCACTCGGTGGGCAAGGTGGAGGACATTGACTGGGGCGTCGTCCCCTGGTTCTTCGACACGATGCTTGACCTATTCGGGTCCGTTGACGTCGTCCCAGGGAACCACGACGGGAGCCTCAAGACCGTCCTTCCGCAGAGGGTCAGGCTCCACCCTTCGCACGGGACCGTCATTGGAACGGGGCGGGGGCGGGTCGGGCTCGCGCACGGGCACGCCTGGCCGTCGGAGGAGGCGATCCTGGCAAGGAACCTGGTGATCGGCCACTCGCACTTCACCTTCGAGATGAGGGACTCCCTCGGGTCGAGGTCGAGGGAGTCGGTCTGGGTCACCTCGAAGTACGACGTGGCTGAGCTGATGAAGGGAGCGGGCTACAAGTCCAAGGCGAGGGGGTCGGGGAAACTGACGGTGATGCCGTCCTTCAACAGGATGGTCGGCGGACAGCCGATAAACCGGAGCAGGTCGTTCCAGTTCGGCCCGGTGCTATCATCGAAGTCCATGAGCCTCGAGGACTCGGACATCTTCCTGCTCGACGGGACCAGAGTGAACTAGCTAGCCCTGAGACCTTCCGTTCAGAGAGCCCTGGACGAGCCTCTCGAGGGAAGACTCCCCCACAGCGCCGATCACGGCATCCATCGGCTGCCCTCCCTTGAAGACCATGAAGGTCGGGATGGAGAAGACCTGGTAGCGCGACGAGATGTTCATCTCTTCGTCGACGTTTACCTTGCCGAAGGTCATCCTGTCCGCGTACTTCGCGGCCAGCTTCTCTACGACTGGGTCCATGACCATGCACGGGCCGCACCAGGAGGCCCAGAAATCGACGAACAGTGGCTTTTCGCCGGAGCTCAGCTCGTCGAAATTGGACTCGGTGAGCTTGATTGTCAGTTCGGGGTGACCGGTTGTTGTTGACACTTGATACGAAACCTATGGGGCATTCTTCGACAATGTGTATTTAAGATTGGGGGGTTGAATTTTCCCAGACCGTCTTGGACCGAGACATTCTCGCCCCTCTGAAGGCAAAGCTAGTCAAGGACGAGCCGAAGGGGTCAGGCCTCCGGTTCGCTGCTGTCTCGGTGATAGTAAGAGACCCGGAGACGCCCAGCGTCCTGTTGATCAAGAGGGCGGAGCACGCAGCCGACCCCTGGTCCGGGCAAGTCGCCTTCCCCGGGGGAAAGGTGCAGGAGGGGGACAGGACTGTGAAGGACACGGCGATCAGGGAGACTTACGAAGAGGTGGGAATCGACCTCGCAGCGTCGGCCGAGTTCATGGGTTACTCCGGGCTCTTCAGGACGCACAACGGAACCATGGACGTCGTGCCGACCGCGTTCTCGCTGACCGGGGACGTCGAGGTCAGGCTCAACCGAGAGGCGTCCTCCTACAAGTGGGTCGGGCTGGAGGACCTGGCCTCACCCAAGAACAGGTCGACTTACACGATCGACTCCTCTTCGGGGACGGCCAACCTGCCGGCGGTAGTCGTGGATGACTACGTGGTGTGGGGACTGACTCACAGGATTCTCACGTCTCTTCTCGGCCTCGGCCCTCCTTGAGCGGTCAGCCGGACTCGAGGTGTTTGCGTATGGCCTTGAGGGTCTCAGGGTTCTCCCGCAGGTAGTCGGCGAACTTCTCCAGCCTGCGGAGGGTCGTCGGGTGAACATGGTGCTCGATCCCTTCGGTGTCCTCGAAAGCGGTCTGGTCGTCTACCCCGATCATGGACATGAACTCGGAGATGACTGTGTGCCTCTTGATGACTGACTTTGCGAGCCTCTCCCCGGAAGCCGTCAGCTTCATCCCGCGATAGCGCTCGTACTGGAGGTAGCCCTTCGCTGAGAGCTTGCCTATCATGTTCGATACGGTGGGGGGCTTGACCTTCAACGCGGTGGAGATGTCAGAGGTCGTCGCGTAGCCCTTGTCAGAAATCAGGTGGTAGACGACCTCGAGATAGTCCTCCGAGCGGGGAGTCTCTTCTGCGGCGTCTTTGGTGCGTGTCCTGGGCATCCTCGACCTCGGACACCTCATCCATTCGAAAGGTTATAAATTAGACTAATCTAATGATTTTTGTCGTTTCTAACTTTGGTGCCATGATTGAGGTCCCTACCTTTCCGCCAGTTCTTCACGTATCTCGGCCCGGCCCTCATAGTCAGCATGGCCTACATGGACCCTGGCAACTACGGCACGGACATACTCGGAGGAGCCGTCTCGAACTACGACCTCGTATGGTCTGTCTGGCTCGCCAGCCTCATGGCCATGCTCCTCCAATACCTCTCAGGGAAGCTCGGGATCTCGACCGGGAAGAGCCTTCCAGAGCTTGTGAGGGGCTCCTTAAGGACGAGGCCAAGGATAGTCACCTACTGGCTTGCCGCCGAGTCCGCAGCAGCGGCCACGGACCTCGCTGAGTACCTCGGCACGGTCATCGCGCTCAACCTCCTCTTCGGCATCCCTCTGATCTATGCGGCGGTCCTCGGTGCCCTGGACGTCCTGATCCTGCTTGCCTTCGCCTCGAGGCGTTTCAGGCTCATCGAGTATACGTTCATGCTCTTCGTGTCGATAATCAGCATAGGGTTCCTCTATGAGATAATCGCGGTGGGGCCTGACTATTCGCAGATTGCAGTCCACAGCGTGTCAGGAACACTGCCCGCAAGCAGCCTGCTCCTGGTCGTGGGGATCGTGGGGGCGACCGTGATGCCTCACGCCCTCTTCGTGCACTCGTGGCTGACGAAGAACAAGCTGAAGGAGAACACGATAGAAGAGAAGAGGCGCCTCAGAAAGCTCCACGTCGTCGAGAGCGTCCTGACGCTGACCATCGCAGCGCTCGCGAACGCAGCCATACTCGTCGTGGCTGCCGTGGTCCTCTTCCCCAGTTTCGGAGCGCACTGCAGCGGAGCGACGTGTCCCAGCCCGACAGTCGACGATGCATATCAGATCATGATTCCACTTTATGGCGCGGCCGCCGCCGCCGTCTTCGCAATCACGCTTCTCGCTTCTGGGCTGGCGTCCTCGACGACGGGAACGCTTGCGGGCCAGTCGATCATGGACGGGCTCCTAGGCACCAAGATCAACATCTTCGTCCGAAGGCTTGTCACGAGGTTCATCAACGTCTTTCCGACCACTATTGCCATCTTACTGGGCCTGGACCCCCTGTCTCTTCTGGTCTACAGCCAAGTGATTCTCAGCCTGATGATACCCCTTCCGATGATACCGCTGATCTACTACACCAGCAAGCGGGCCGTCATGGGTGAATTCGTCAACAGACGGGTCACGACCGCCCTTGCTTTGGCAGTCGCAGCCGTCATCATCAGCCTGAACGCGTATCTGTTGAGCACCATCTAGCGTTAGGTGAGGTCCTTGCGGAGCCTGTCGACTTCGCTGAGCTCGAAGGGGAAGACGACCCACTTGTCGACCACTTCGAGGTAGTAGTCGGGCTCCGCCTTGCTCCAGGGCTTCTTGAAGAGGACCGCAGTCTGAATGACCTTAGGCTTCTGACCCGCGAGGAATTCCTTGACGAGGATCAGGGTGTCCCCGTGGTCGACGAGGTCGTCGACGAGGAGAATTGACTTTCCCGCCACCCGCTCGGTGAGCGTCGAGAGGATTGTCGGCGAGCCCCTGCTTTGGATTCCGGTGTAGGACTTCACGTTGATGATGTCTATCTTGACGCCGAGGCGGTCGGAGGCGACCATGGCGACCGGGATCCCTCCTCTGGCTATGCCGACCACCAGGTCGAATGGAGTCCCCCCTGCTCTGATCTTCTCGGCGAGGGCCTCTGCGAGGTTGCCGTACTCAGACCAGGAGATGTACCGGAACTCGGGCATGTCTCACATGGAGGGAGGAGATTAGATAACTCTAGGGGCGAAGGACGACGGGACAGGATGGGCCGGGGCGGATTTGAACCGCCGACCTTGGCGCGCGCTGGCGCTTCGCCGTGTAAGGGCCTGACGGGTGTTACCCTGACATCCTAACCGAGCTAGACAACCGGCCCGATTTTTTTGTGAGTGAGAGCGCTAATAAGCGTTGGATGAGCGACAACGAATCGATTTAACCTGCCCTCGGCGGACTTTGTAGAGGTGGAAGATCCCTGTCGAAGATAGTCGCTGTCAGTGCACGCGAGGTGCTGGACTCGCGCGGCAACCCTACCGTCGAGGCGGAGGTGTCGACTTCCGAGTCAGTCGGTCGCGCAAGCGTGCCCTCGGGGGCGTCCACCGGCACTCACGAAGCGGTTGAGCTGCGCGACGGAGACAAGCGAAGGTTCGGAGGGAAGGGCGTCACGAAGGCGGTAGCCAACGTGAACAGGGTCATCGGGCCGAAACTGAAGGGTATGGACGCGGACGACCAGAAGAGGGTCGACGCCGCGATGATAAGGATCGACGGGACGCCTAACAAGGGCAGGCTGGGAGCCAACGCAATCCTGGCTGTGTCGATGGCAGTCTCCAGGGCTGCCGCGAATGAAAGACTGGTCGGGGTCTATGCGCAGCTCGGCGGGGCAAGGGCCGTGACCCTTCCGGTACCTATGATGAATGTGATCAACGGAGGAGTGCATGCGGGGAACGACCTCGCGATTCAGGAGTTCCATGTAGAGCCGGTAGGCGCGGGTTCGTGCGCCGAGGCGATTCGCATTGGGTCGGAGGTCTATCACAGTCTGAAGGCGGTCCTAATGGACAAGTACGGAAGGAGCGCAATCAATGTGGGCGACGAAGGAGGCTTCGCCCCTCCACTAAGGAGGACCAGGGACGCGCTGTCGTCGATGCGGGTCGCCATCGGGAAGGCGGGGTACGATGAGGGGGAGGTGAAGATGGGCGTCGATGCGGCCTCCTCTGAATTCTATGACGCGGGCAGTGAGACTTACCAAATCGACGGAAGGAAGCTGTCTACGGAGGCCCTAGAGGACTACTACGCTGAACTGAGGGACGAGTTCGGGCTCCTGACAATCGAAGACCCGTTCGCCGAGGAGGCCTTCCTCCCCTTCGCGTCGATGACTAGGAGGCTGGGGAAGAAGACGGCCATCATCGGGGACGACATCTTTGTGACAAACGTCAAGAGAATCAGGAGAGGCATCAGGTCCAAGTCGGGCAATTCTGTACTGATCAAGCTCAACCAGATCGGGACAGTTACGGAGACGTTGGACGCGATAACCCTTGCCAAGAGAGCAGGGTGGAAGGTGGTCGTCTCTCACAGGTCAGGAGAGACCGAAGACCCGTTCATCGCGCACTTGGCGACCGCGGTCGGTGCAGCGTTCATCAAGACCGGGGCGCCTGCGAGGGGAGAGAGGGTAGCGAAGTACAACGAGCTCATGAGGATCGAGGAGCGGCTGGGCGGCAGGGCAAGGTACGCGGGCAAGAGTCTCAGGCTGGGGTAAGCAGAGCGCAGGGGGTGGGACTTTCGCCCCGAGGAACCCCCCCGAATTACCGGCGGAGACTTTCCCCTGGGATTCGAACCCACGAGTCCCGTTAGAGACACAGGCTTAGCAAGCATGCGCCAACTTGGCTGCGCCTTACCAGGCTCCCCGTCGAGGACTCTAGGCTACCCCTGCTCGATATCGAGCCGACCTGCCGGCGTTAAAAAGTGTGAGCGGCGGTGGCTCCCCCGGAGTTCGCCGTCACTCTCCGCCCCCATCTCGTCAGAAGGGGAATCCCCCACGTAGACGAGGCAGCGTGGACACGTCGCCTTAGGGCTGCTCCCTCCCGGACCTCGCCCGTTTCGGCAATCAAGAGTCAGGACCTCTCCTTCGAGAGGACTGCTCCTCATGACCGCCCGCCTCGGCGTGAGTTCGTCTCCCCCGACCGGCGCGGGTCGCGAAGAAGACGGGTTTACCCGTGGGTTGCTGGCCGCTGCATGAAGCCGGTTTCAGCATTCTGGAAGACGGCTACCCTTCCTGCCCTCCCCACCGCCGGAGACGAGGAGTCTAGGCCACGTAATTAACGTGCTGTCTGATCTCCGCACTCATCCGGCAGACGTTGCACAGCTCGGACGAGGAGGGCTTTCCGCAGTTGGAGCAGGCCCTCGTCCTGGACTCCGGGTCGCGCGGGTACCGGGAGATGACGTCGAGGGTCGACCTAAGGAGCACGTTCTTGATTCCCGGGTGTTTGGATTCCATCACGTTCAGGTCCTCGCGCACCTCGCTGCGGAGACCCTCGTGCATGTAGGGGCAGCTGACGCTCTGGAATTCGATCCCGGATGCGAAGGCGAAGAGGGCGATTTCTTCTTCGTAGATCTCCAGGAACGGCTTGACCCTCCGCACGGGGAACCCAGAGCCGGAGTACCTGGGGTCGAGCCATCCCATCCTCTGGAGGTCTCCGTGCATCAAGTTCATCATGAATGTCTGGACGTAGTCGTCCAGGTTGTGGGCTGTGGCCACCACCGAGACACCGGCCCTAGCGGCCGCCTCATCGATGGCCCGGCGCCTGAAGACTCCGCAGAAGCTGCAGGAAGAGGTCTTCCTCTCGTCCTTCCAGTCCAGGGCCTCATCCAAGGAGAACCCGAAGAGCTCCTTGTAGGAGAGGGTGAGGTGCTCTAGTCCGAGCTCCCGGGCAGCGTCGTTCGCGTGCTCGAGAGCCTCGTCCCTGTATCCAGCGACACCTTCGTCGACCGAGAGGACCACGAGCTCGTACCCTCTCGGGCCCTGCAGCTCGTGAAGTATTTTCAGGAGGGAAAGGCTGTCCTTGCCGCCCGAGACAGCGACGCCGACCTTCTCGCCGCGCCTGATCATTGAGTACTTCGAGATGGTCTTCCTTGTCTTTTCGATGATCGAGGTCTTGAAGCAGTCCCGGCAGAGCGACTCTCCCGAGTAGCGCCGCGTGAAGAAAGCCCTGCCGCCGCACCGCGAGCACGTCAACGGGGGCGACGCTCCGAGTTGTTCTATTAAGCGTGAATCCTTAAAGCGCTTGTTCCTTCGGCGGGTCTCAGGTTTTTGGAAGAATTCAAGAGGTTTGAGTTCCAGTATGGGTTGGTACTCGTCAGGACGCGCAGGTTTCAGTCGCTGATGGACCGGCTGGGGGCGAACCGGCTTTCCAGGCCCGCTGGGTGGTTCCTGCTCTACTTCATGCCGGTGGCTGCGGGGATCGGCTTCTTTCTGTTCTTGAGCCAGCTCGGGATCCTCCTCTCCCCTCGGGGTGCTGCGGTGGCCAGCTACATCAGGACACTGAGCCCACTGGCCAACCTCGGCCTGCCTGGGATCAACCCCTACCTGCCGGTTGTCGACGGCTGGATCGCCCTGATAGTCGCGATGATCATCCACGAGGGCGCGCACGGGGTGGTGGCGAGGAGCCTCGGTCTCCCCGTCAAGGCATCTGGGCTTCTGTTCTTCTTGTTCGTTCCCATCGGGGCCTTTGTGGACGTGGACGAGGACGCCCTTAAGGAAGCGAAGGCGTCGCACTCGGGCAGGGTCCTGGCGGCCGGGGCGGGAATCAACTTGGTGGTTGGGATCCTCTGCCTGATTATCTTGTTCGGCCTGGTGTCGAGCATGAAGCCGGCGACCGACGGCATCGGGGTGGAAGGAGTCTACCCCAATTATCCGGCGGCAAAGGCAGGGATCATGGCGGGCGACTTCGTGACCGCGATCAACGGCGTGCAGATCGACGATCCGGCAACGGTCGCGAACAGTTCATGGTATAGGATCAACAACACGGTGACGCTCACCGTGTGGAGGGGGGGCCAGGTCAGGGACTACAACGTGACGATAGGGTCGCTCAAGTACAACGACACAAGGACCGGGCAGGTCTCGGAGAGGCCTTTCCTGGGCCTTGAGAACATAGGGTACGCTGGGCTCCAGGGTCTGGTCTCGGCCTACAGCGGCTCGTTCCTTACGAGGCCCGGCCTGTACATCTGCATACCTACCTTCCCCGCGTGCCAAGGAATCGTTCCCTTCTCGGACAAGCTTTCGGTCTTCTACACCTCGTCGTACGGGCCCAACCTTGTCCCGGCGGCTACCCTGCTCTACTGGCTCTTCTTCATCAACTTCAACCTGGCGATCTTCAACGCGCTCCCGATCTATCCGCTGGACGGAGGGCAGGCCTTCAGGGTCGCGGTCAAGGCGGCAGCGAAGGGGAGGCTCACCGAAGATGGCGTCATGAGGGTCACGAAGGGAGTGACCTTAGCCGTCGTAGCCCTTCTGCTGAGCGTGATCGCAGGGCCGTACCTCTTCTACTTCGCCTAGCCGGGGTTCGTTAAATAGGAACAGCGGTTCCCTTTCGGATGGTCGACGTCCAGCCGCCGCCCGACTTCGGGGCACTGGTCCAGCAGCTTGCAGCCCAGTTCGTCGCGACGATGTCCGTGGTACTCAGCACCGTCGACTCGACCGTGGTCGAAGTCGCCAGGCTAGCCTACGTCACGGTCTTGTTGCTGGGGGTCCTGCTGTACTTCACCCATCTCGAGAAGAGGCTCGGGAAGGACCTGATCAAGGGAGGGGTGGTGCTCGCGGTCCTGTCGGAGTTCGTCTTCCCGGCGATCAGTAGGGTCTGACTGCGTAGCGAAGCAGCGCGACGATTCCTCCGAACGAGGAGACCTGCTTTCCGAACTCCATGGAGGAGTCGGCGAGGTAGACCTCCCCTCCTGCGCCTTCCACTTCGTTGAGGATGCCCACGACCTGGTCCTCGTCCGCGCCGGAGGCGAAGACATCGTCTGAGACCACGAGGGCCTCGACAGCCCCGGCCTCCGCAGCCTGAGAGACTCTGGCGACCGAGAAGGCCACCTTGGGGTCCAGGGAGGAGATCCTCTTGACGACTTCTGAGACTATCTCCTGCATCCGGACGACCACAGAGCCCTTGGCGACCGACTGGAACGAGGGGGCCTTGACGAGGGCCCTGACCCCGTCGGAGCCGGTGAGGTCGAACCCTTCGAGGACAGTCAGAGAGGCTGGCTTGAGGCGCTCCCTGATCGCGTTCGCAATGGAGTTCTTGAAGTTGCCCGGGCCCGCGACGATCACGCTGTCGCCCTCAACGGTCGTCTGCGCGACGAGGTCCGCGACCTTTGAAAGGTAAGGACGCGCGCTCTGCTCCTCGGATTGCTTCCCTCCGAGGCCCGACTCGACGGTGGCTACCAGCTTCAGGTGGGAGCCGCTGAGGGACCCGACCCCCGCCTCCCTTCTGTCTGCAGCCACGATTACGAAACGCGTCGTCCTCTCCCCCGAGGGCGTGACGAGGCCGGTGTCGAATGGAGTCCACTTCTCCTTGCGGAGAGTGATCGGGTGGCCAGGAGATATCGTGATGGCGTGGGACCCGACCTTTGTCACGCTCTCCTCGCTCGCTTCCAGGATGGTGCCCTTTACCCTGATCCTCTCGAGGCTGCGGTCGAGGCGAACCTCCTCGACGGAGAGCGCGATCGTGACCTTGACCCGCTCGCCCTTGTCAGGTCTGGCAAACTCTTCCTCCCTCTTTACGACCCGCGAGCTCCTGGTGACCACGACGTCCCCCTTCTTGATGAGGCGCCTGAGAGCCCAGAGGTCCTCAGTCGACTCGGGGGTAATAGAACAGGTACCGTGCTTCGTGTCCAGGTCTGTGACTATCAATAGCCCAGGCTACTCGAGCCCGAGGTCCCGGAAGGTGCCTATCCTGACGTCCTCTGGGATCTCGCCCAGCTCTCCTGTCCTGTGGCCGATTATCCCTTTCACGCCGACCTTGGCTGCGGACTCCACGAGCCTCTGCGTGACGATCCCGTCGAAGATTAGGAAGTGCGCCCCGTTGGCCCCCTCCATCTTCTGGACGAGCTCGCTGATGGGGAACCTGCCGATCTCTTGGAGGCTCTGGTCCAAGAGGACGGCCTCGAGGGTCCCGTTCAAGTTCGAGTAGAGCTCGCGCGTCTTGGCAACCACAGGTTCGTCGGCCTCTTCCTGGGCCGGCTTGGGAGCCCGTTCCTGTGGCCTCTCTCTCCGCTGTCCGGCTTGGGGAGCTTCAACCCGTTCGGACTTTAGCATGTTGATGACGTCGATCGGGGTCAGGTCCTCGACCTCCTTCCCTGGCGGGGCCCTCAGGACCTTTTCGACCCTGACGACCTGCGCGAGTTCCTTCTCGATAAGATCGCCGCCCCTGTCCCCGTCCAGTACGGCGATGAGCCGTCGCTTCTTGCCCAGCTCGATTATGGATTCCGGCACGCTTGTCCCTTCGAGCGCCACTACGTTTTCTATCCCGGCGCGGAGGAAGAGCACGACATCAGCCCTGCCTTCGACAAGGTAAACGAGCTCAGACGAGAAGACGCCCGGCCCTGCGGGCAGGTTCTCCATGCCGTAGTTGACCACTCGTGCCCTCTTCGTTGAATCGGTCACGTCCTTGAGGACGTTTTCCCCTTCGCTGGAGGTCTTGGAACTCCACTCGCGGACTATGAGCTTGGCCCTGTCCACGATCTGCTTCCTCTTCGTGGCCCTCACATCGTCAATCGAGCCGACGGTGAACCGGGCGCTGCACGGCCCCACCTTGTCCACGCTCTCGACCGCGGCCGCTATGAGCGCGGCCGTGCCGATGTCAGTCGACATCGGGACGATCACCTCTCCCCTGGTCCTGTCGTTCTTGGACTCGAGGTTGATTTCTATCCTGCCGACCTTCCAGCTCTTCTGAAGCTCGTTCAGGTTCATTTCAGGGCCGAAGAGGCCCTCTGTCTGGCCGAAGATTGCGCCGATTACGTCCGCCCGTTCGACGACTCCGTCTACCTCAAACTTCAGTTTGACTAGATACTTTACTATACCTGAATCTGGCAATTCCTTTCTCTCCTATCACTTCTGTTTCAACTCGTTCTTAACGGGTTAAGCGTTAATCGGGTTTCGGGAAAATTGGCGGGGATATAAACTTCTTGCTTTTTTGGCCGGTCAGGCCTCCGATTCTGCGAATCTTGAGAGGTTCTCGATGTGCAGGAAGACCCCGCGCGTGGCCACCTGGAGCCTCCTCCTCTCTGCCAGGGAGGTCTTGACGCCCTCCTGGGCGAGCTTCTTGATGAACTTGGAGGCGAGAACCCCTCCCTCCCTGTCCAGGTCGGTCAGGATTGCCACCTTCTTCGAGCCGCTAAGCGCTTCGGCAGCCCCTCTTCCGAAGGATGAGACGGTGAGGAGCCTTCCCTTGAACCCCAGCTCCCTGAGCGCCGATTCGTCGCGCTTTCCCTCGACGAGTACCGCCCACCCGTCCTCGGAAAGGTGGTTGAGGTCCCTGACATAGTCCGAGAGGAAGGAGCTGAAGGCCTGGAGGATGCGCCTGCGCTTGTCGATCAACAAGTGTCAGCTCTTGGGATTGTTGCCCGTCTCTGACGAGCCGGGATCATGTCCCAGCTTAGAGCGGGGAGCATCACCTGGCCTCTTCAACGGGCAAACGGCACCGTCTGTCGCGCGACTGGGTAAACCATCTGCTCATCAAAGCGTTTCCGCCTTCGCAGGTGGCCGTTTGGCGCGCTTTAGAACGGATGCCGTCTGGTCGGGATGACCATGCGTTCTATTTTAGCTGTTCGTAAATGGATGAGAGGTCCAGCTCGAACCCTGAGACTGGCACCCGGAGCCCGAAGGACTCGAGGACCTCCGGCCTTACTTCGCCCACGACCCCAAGGCGCTTGCCCCCGAGGGCGAGGGACGCCGTCCTGCCAGGAGAGAAGGCCCAGTGTTCGGCCCCTATGGAGGTGGCCTCCTTGCCGGCCAGGATCCGGCAGAGGGCTTCGGCGTGCATCTTGGCCTCGGAGAAGTTGGACCCGCTGTGGGCCAGCAGGCAGCCGAGGCGCCACCCCTCTCCGACTCTGGCGCCCGACCTGAAGAAGACCCTCCCCACCTCGAAGACCCGCTGGGGATAGTCGGACTTCACGTTGGAGGTCAGGGCCGCCATCAAGGTGGGGATGAGCGAGTCTCTGAGGACCGAGTGGT containing:
- a CDS encoding class I SAM-dependent methyltransferase — translated: MKPNRSPGASKNEDGRRDHTHRFTGRAEDYSKYRPRYPSGVLEVLESNARLGSSSVVADVASGTGILSELFLRNGNVTYCVEPNKEMRALAEEKLAPAYRGRFRSVRGTAERTTLAPSSIDLVTVGQALHWLNLERARTEFRRVLKPGGFVCVLYNELDKKSPAGKEYRRITKAHARNMAKVPEIKRAYLAGLIAGMKVFGIPNEQVLDYKGLVGRAFSASYSPSSDDKEGARALKADLKEMMRKHSVRGKVTLAYTTRIYLGRVARTPGRAPRLRLVSPPP
- a CDS encoding CoA pyrophosphatase codes for the protein MDRDILAPLKAKLVKDEPKGSGLRFAAVSVIVRDPETPSVLLIKRAEHAADPWSGQVAFPGGKVQEGDRTVKDTAIRETYEEVGIDLAASAEFMGYSGLFRTHNGTMDVVPTAFSLTGDVEVRLNREASSYKWVGLEDLASPKNRSTYTIDSSSGTANLPAVVVDDYVVWGLTHRILTSLLGLGPP
- the mntR gene encoding transcriptional regulator MntR, with product MPRTRTKDAAEETPRSEDYLEVVYHLISDKGYATTSDISTALKVKPPTVSNMIGKLSAKGYLQYERYRGMKLTASGERLAKSVIKRHTVISEFMSMIGVDDQTAFEDTEGIEHHVHPTTLRRLEKFADYLRENPETLKAIRKHLESG
- a CDS encoding TIGR00269 family protein, whose protein sequence is MTCSRCGGRAFFTRRYSGESLCRDCFKTSIIEKTRKTISKYSMIRRGEKVGVAVSGGKDSLSLLKILHELQGPRGYELVVLSVDEGVAGYRDEALEHANDAARELGLEHLTLSYKELFGFSLDEALDWKDERKTSSCSFCGVFRRRAIDEAAARAGVSVVATAHNLDDYVQTFMMNLMHGDLQRMGWLDPRYSGSGFPVRRVKPFLEIYEEEIALFAFASGIEFQSVSCPYMHEGLRSEVREDLNVMESKHPGIKNVLLRSTLDVISRYPRDPESRTRACSNCGKPSSSELCNVCRMSAEIRQHVNYVA
- a CDS encoding Nramp family divalent metal transporter, translated to MRSLPFRQFFTYLGPALIVSMAYMDPGNYGTDILGGAVSNYDLVWSVWLASLMAMLLQYLSGKLGISTGKSLPELVRGSLRTRPRIVTYWLAAESAAAATDLAEYLGTVIALNLLFGIPLIYAAVLGALDVLILLAFASRRFRLIEYTFMLFVSIISIGFLYEIIAVGPDYSQIAVHSVSGTLPASSLLLVVGIVGATVMPHALFVHSWLTKNKLKENTIEEKRRLRKLHVVESVLTLTIAALANAAILVVAAVVLFPSFGAHCSGATCPSPTVDDAYQIMIPLYGAAAAAVFAITLLASGLASSTTGTLAGQSIMDGLLGTKINIFVRRLVTRFINVFPTTIAILLGLDPLSLLVYSQVILSLMIPLPMIPLIYYTSKRAVMGEFVNRRVTTALALAVAAVIISLNAYLLSTI
- the eno gene encoding phosphopyruvate hydratase yields the protein MSKIVAVSAREVLDSRGNPTVEAEVSTSESVGRASVPSGASTGTHEAVELRDGDKRRFGGKGVTKAVANVNRVIGPKLKGMDADDQKRVDAAMIRIDGTPNKGRLGANAILAVSMAVSRAAANERLVGVYAQLGGARAVTLPVPMMNVINGGVHAGNDLAIQEFHVEPVGAGSCAEAIRIGSEVYHSLKAVLMDKYGRSAINVGDEGGFAPPLRRTRDALSSMRVAIGKAGYDEGEVKMGVDAASSEFYDAGSETYQIDGRKLSTEALEDYYAELRDEFGLLTIEDPFAEEAFLPFASMTRRLGKKTAIIGDDIFVTNVKRIRRGIRSKSGNSVLIKLNQIGTVTETLDAITLAKRAGWKVVVSHRSGETEDPFIAHLATAVGAAFIKTGAPARGERVAKYNELMRIEERLGGRARYAGKSLRLG
- the trxA gene encoding thioredoxin, giving the protein MTIKLTESNFDELSSGEKPLFVDFWASWCGPCMVMDPVVEKLAAKYADRMTFGKVNVDEEMNISSRYQVFSIPTFMVFKGGQPMDAVIGAVGESSLERLVQGSLNGRSQG
- a CDS encoding phosphoribosyltransferase, translating into MPEFRYISWSEYGNLAEALAEKIRAGGTPFDLVVGIARGGIPVAMVASDRLGVKIDIINVKSYTGIQSRGSPTILSTLTERVAGKSILLVDDLVDHGDTLILVKEFLAGQKPKVIQTAVLFKKPWSKAEPDYYLEVVDKWVVFPFELSEVDRLRKDLT